In one Culex quinquefasciatus strain JHB chromosome 2, VPISU_Cqui_1.0_pri_paternal, whole genome shotgun sequence genomic region, the following are encoded:
- the LOC119767431 gene encoding uncharacterized protein LOC119767431 has translation MSAVLHQLTRTEVGEDTCSNLRCLIADEIVHLEPAVLTSLGIPIDNESLQTFIFRLKTGLQNGGVASLVLLSSLLGVTIYLYRYNQDTLRMNPADQAGSAAVHIYEHIADDSSTFSSVLRIVPDQPRLPQVPETTSDGKNPIIIADNISRTEFAGTPQSVHSSMTIPSHQGLRLGSLNVNGCRVSAKRDEIDALLVSHKVHVAVLQEVNLPCGEALSDHYHWHMGEPARNKRRGLAILVHRDYPIAIWHKKNQGSNIQYAQLVYQVRIAIDKIDLLNPNCNSLKDR, from the coding sequence ATGAGCGCCGTGCTACACCAACTCACGCGAACGGAAGTTGGAGAAGATACCTGCAGCAACCTTCGCTGCCTGATTGCCGATGAGATTGTCCATCTGGAACCGGCCGTCCTGACCTCACTCGGAATACCTATCGACAACGAATCCTTGCAAACGTTTATCTTCCGCTTGAAGACCGGCCTTCAGAATGGTGGTGTCGCGTCCCTCGTTCTGCTCTCTTCGCTACTAGGTGTGACCATCTACCTGTACAGATACAACCAGGATACGCTACGAATGAACCCCGCTGATCAAGCTGGTTCTGCTGCCGTTCACATTTATGAGCACATTGCGGATGATAGTTCGACCTTCAGTAGTGTGCTTCGAATCGTCCCAGACCAACCTCGTCTACCTCAAGTTCCCGAGACAACATCAGACGGTAAAAACCCCATCATAATTGCTGACAATATCTCGCGCACCGAATTTGCGGGCACTCCGCAAAGTGTCCACTCGAGTATGACCATTCCATCGCACCAGGGCCTCCGCTTAGGATCCCTTAACGTTAACGGATGCCGGGTCTCCGCCAAGCGTGACGAAATAGACGCCCTCTTGGTCAGCCATAAAGTTCACGTTGCTGTCCTGCAGGAGGTGAATCTACCGTGCGGGGAGGCTCTTTCCGATCATTACCATTGGCATATGGGAGAACCCGCTCGGAACAAAAGACGAGGACTTGCCATTCTTGTGCACCGAGATTACCCGATAGCGATATGGCATAAAAAGAATCAAGGCAGCAACATCCAGTATGCGCAACTAGTCTACCAGGTGAGGATCGCCATTGATAAAATTGACCTTCTTAATCCTAATTGTAACTCACTCAAAGACAGATGA